The Nostoc cf. commune SO-36 genomic sequence TTTGGGCTACATGACATACGCACTTAAAAATTATGGTATCGATATTGCTATAGTTTCTTATCGTCCTTTAGATGGAGTTGAAGAAGAATTCAGAAGTCAGAATGGGCTAAACGCCCCGCTACCGCTAACAGGAGTCAGAATCAAGACGCTCTCTACGAGACGCTAAAAGCGAACGCGGACTCACTATCAGTCGGGGGTTCATACCCGCGACTGATAGCGTAGCGTTAGCGAGTCCACGAGCGTCTTGAAGACCACTAAATTTTCAATTTAGTGGGAGTCTAAACCCGGTTATTCAGACGCTCCTGCGTCGCTAACGCTGCGCTATCCGCCAATCGTACAAAATTCATGTTTGTTTTCTGACTCCTGACTCCTGAATTCTGTTCGATAAATTGTGGATAGCAATGCAATGTCAGGCAAAGAAACTGGAAGCAATAGCAAACTTTTTAATAGGATCATGGTTAATAGCGATCGCTCCGTCGGAAGCGATCGCTAGTAATCCAAGTTGCTAATTAGTTAAATTATCTTAGGTATACTAAGCACAGACGCCGAAGAACTGCGAGGGGAACTACTGGCAATTGAAGCTGATACCTACGCTGAGTTTGTCCGCGCAGGTAAGTTAAATAAAGAACTTTCACCTTTTTTGCAAACAAACTATGACAGAGGAGATGAGAGAGAATAATTGACCCACATGACTTTATGCTGGGCAAAATTCAAAGTGGAGGCACTGGCTAATTAGTCCAGAAACTTAATCTAACCCGAAGTTTCGGGTTAGTGGTAATTCATGCTCAATCCTCATTCCGTAACTGCCAGACTGCACCAAAAGCGGCCCCAGCCCCAGCTAACAATCCAGTACTCATACCTTGGATAGTTTTTTGGAACGGATCTTGGGTTAGGCACTCACTTGTAACTTTGCTGTCTCCCAGGCAGAGACTACTTTCTGCCCAACCAGCAGTACCTCCTAAAATTACACCAGTTATACTACAGGAAACAATTAGCAGTAAAAGACGTTGTGTTTTTCTAGCCATAGATGGATGTTTTACTCAATTTTGTATTTTAGAATTTACAGTGGCTAAATATGTGAATAAATTAGTCTAGATAAAGAATTTTAGATTTTTCTAGAGTTAAGCCACTGTTTAATCGGTCTGCTTTAGCAAAATTTCAAATCTAAAATTATGTCAAAAGTTAGAGATTTTAATACACTCTCAACTACTTTACACATGTATGCAGCAAATGTCAGCTGGTTTCGGGCTAACGAGGGCAACTTAATAGGGTTCGCATAAGATAAGTTGCCTGTCGATAGCCTTTGTAGAGACGTAGCGTTACATAGTCTTTACACACCATAAAATTCCGTTTGAAACCCGTTAGCCTCGGCGTAGTCGGTGAGTTGCTACCTACTGATGCTCAGAAAAGCATTTACTCAATCTTCAAGTTGAAAGGCAAGCGGGCGTAAACTCCCTGTGGATCGTTCATCTTTTGCAGAATCTCTACTTCTTGTTGCAATTTCTGAAATTCAGTGGTGAGGGGATTGGCTGATTTGAGTGGCGTCCCCTCAATCCCGAAAGCAGTCCGCACCTCTTCTGTTGCACGCCCAAAAAAGCGTTCTCCGAAGCTGCTTGTGCGAGGATATTCTTGCACTTCCCAGTCTTCTCCTAGTTTCGCCTCTTTGACAGCATAAGCGATCGCACTATTTAAACCACCAATTTCATCTACCAAACCAATTTCCTTCGCTGCTACACCCGACCAAACCCGTCCTTGGGCAATTTCTGCTACCTTTTGTTCTGGGAGTTTGCGACCTTGAGAAACTTTATTCAGAAACATATTATAAATTCGGTTAACACTGCGCTGATAAAGCGCTAACTCTTGGGGCGATTTCGGACGCGAAACTGTTTGACTATCAGCATAGGTTCCAGTTTTTACCGAATCCCAGGTGATGCCATTATCATTAGCCAGCTTTTCACCATTGAACAACACCCCAAATACACCTATTGAGCCTGTAATGGTATTTGGTTCGGCAAAAATGCGATTTGAGTCGCTAGCAATCCAATAACCACCAGAAGCGGCGATATCACCCATTGAGACTACAACTGGTTTCGCTTTGCGAGTTAATTTCACTTCTCGCTGCATGACTTCAGATGCAGTAGCGCTACCACCGGGACTATTAATTCGTAATACAACAGCCTTTACATCCTTATCTTGTCGGAGTTTGTTGAAGATTTTGGCAAAGCGATCGCCTCCTACTTGCCCATCTTCTCCTTTACCATCGACAATTTCACCCTCAGCATAAACAACGGCAATTTGATTTTTTGAACTACGTTCTACACCCAAAGATTTGCCGGAAACTTCTGCGTAGCTATTCAGGGTAATTTGTCGGAATGTTTTGTCTTCTTTATCAGTATCTGTCAACTTTTTCAGGTCAGTTACCACTTCATCTGGGTATTGTACTTGATCAACTAAACCGCTAGTTTTGGCTTCTGTGGCTTCCAGTAGCGCCTGATTATCTGCGATCGCTTGCAATTTATTAGGTGCAAGTTTCCGACTTGCGCCCACAGTAGTGCGCCACTCTCCCCAAACATCATCTAACAATTTCTGAGTTTGTTCGCGGTTTTCTGGACTCAATTTAGTGAGAAGAAACGGTTCAACGGCTCCCTTAAATTTCCCTACCCGCACGACTTGAACACCAATGCCATATTTCTGCAATGCTCCCGCTAAGAACATCGGTTGTGAACTTAAACCGTTAACTTCCATCATTCCTAGAGGATTAAGGATAATGGAATCTGCCACTGAACTAAGGTAATATTCCTTTTCACTCCAATCACTGCCATAAGCCACAATCTTTTTTCCAGCAGCGCGAAACTCCTCAAGGGCTTTCCGAATTTCTTTAAGGGAGGCGTAGCCAAGGCTACTAGCTTGGCTTGTCTTCGTTGCATCTAAATAGATCCCAACAATTCGCCGATCGCGTCGCGCCTTTTCCAAGGTTTGCACAACTTTGCGGAGTGCCATCCTTTCGTCATCTACACCTGATAATGTGTTTTGAAACAGTTCGCCTGAACTAGGTTCACTATCAGTAATTTTCATCGATAAGTCAAAAACCAGCATTGACTTATCTTTCACATAGGGCCCAGTATCTTTGGAGGAACTAGCAGCCAATATCAGTAAGAACAGTCCGGCGGTTCCTAAACCACCGAAAATAATTAGTCCTAGTAAAGTGCCAACTAAACTAGCAAAAGTTTGTTTGATAAAATTACGCATTAGTTATTAGTCATTGGGCATGGGGCATGGGGCATGGGGCATTGGGCATTGGGCATTGGGCATTTATAAATGACATAGACGCTTCTGCGGCTTCCCGCAGGGTAGGACAAATGACTAATGACTAATGACTAATGACTAATGACCTATTTACTTATTCTATGCGCTGTAAACTACCAGAGTGCTTTAACTGATACAAGGTGGCGTTGCCAGTGCAGAATAAGACTGTGGTGATTTCGGCGATTAATACTTCAGCAAGTTCGGCAACTGCTGTCTCTGATGTTGCTGCTGCTTGCAAAAAAGGCATTGCTAAACCAGCGATATCTGCTCCCAAGGCGATCGCAGCTGCAATATCCAATCCGTGACGCAAACCTCCCGAAGCAATTAAGGGCACATCTGGAGCGATCGCTCTAACAGTTGTAATACACTCTGCCGTCGGTAAACCCCAATCGGCAAAAGTTCTCCCTAAACGACGTTGCAAAGGATTTTCTGCCCGTTCACTTTCTACCTTTGCCCAAGAAGTACCCCCCGCACCAGCTACATCAATTGCTGCTACTCCGGCGGCAATGAGTTGGTTGGCGATCGCGGCTGAAATGCCATTACCAACTTCCTTCGCAATCACTGGCACTGGTAATTTAAAACATAATTTAGAAATCTTGTCAAGCAAACCTTTAAAATTAGTATCACCTTTCGATTGAATGCACTCTTGTAGAGGGTTAATGTGTAAAATCAAGGCATCAGCCTCTAAAATATCAATTACGCGCAAACATTCATCTAAGCCGTACTTGTAGTTAAGTTGCACAGCACCCAAGTTTGCAAATAGCAGAACATCAGGGGCATACTTGCGGACAGCAAAAGTATCAGCTACCTGGGGTTTTTCTACTGCTACGCGCTGAGAACCGACACCCATCGCAATTTTGTAGTGTTGCGCGACTTGGGCCAAACGTTGGTTAATCATTGCCGCTTGTTCTGTTCCGCCAGTCATGGAAGAAATTAACAAGGGTGCGCCAAGGTGTTTCCCCAGGAAAGTTGTACTGATATTAATATCGTTGTAGTTGAGTTCGGGTAAGCAAGAATGGGTAAAGCGATAACGTTCCAGTCCATTGGTGATTTGATGAGACTGAACATCTTCTTCTAAACAGATCCGAATGTGATCGGCTTTGCGATTCTGAGTTTGTGCAGAGATGTTGGTAGGGGCGTTCACTGGTGGGTATGGCTAAAAGTATTGGCTTGCGATCGCTATTGTTACATTGTCTGCAACCGTATTTGTATAACAAAAATATTTATTTTCGCTATCTTTCGGGTACGTTACGCTATTGATAACAGAACCATTCCCCTTTTGTGAGTTAATTAATATGGTTTTACAAACAGAAAAGCGCTACTACACCCCAGAAGAATATTTGGAATTAGAAGAGAAGGCTGAATATAAAAATGAATACAGAGACGGAGAAATTATACCCATGACAGGAGGAACAACTAACCACAACAACATTGCAGGTAATTTTTACAAAAAATTTCCCCTGACAGTGCAAGGACAAGATTATGAGATTTACATAGGCGATGTGAAATTATCAATATTTCGTTATCGCATTAATACTTATCCTGATGTTATGGTCATCAAAGGTAAGCCTATTTATGAGGGAACAGGTAAAACAATTATCACTAATCCCTTATTAATTGTTGAAGTTTTATCAAATTCAACTAAAAATTATGACAAAACAGATAAGTTTAAATATTATCGTTCAATTCCTGGTTTTCAAGAATATATTATGATTGACCAGTATAGTTTTGCTGTGGAACAATTTGCAAAGCAAGCAGAAGGTCAATGGATTTTTAAGGAATATGAAGGTGAAGATGCAGTTTTAGTATTAGATTCTATCGATTTTCAAATTGCCCTGCGTGATATTTATGAGCGAGTTGATTTTGAGTTGATTGAGGAATAAAATGCCTGCGGTTGATTTGAACCCTTACCGAGAAGCAAGTGAAATCGGCGGTTAGAAACCGCACGCCAGGTGCTACCCTGCGGGAAGCCGCAAAGTGCCATTAATCAAAAGGCGATCGCTCCCACCTCCTGATATCGGTAAACTACCTTGTCACCTTCAATATTCTTGCCTTCGTCATCAACTTTGCGGTACAGATGACGACCAACGATAATGTATTCATTATCAACATTTTCCCCAAGCTGGTACTCAAGAAAGAAAGCGACAGGGACAATATTCTAGGAAAGCCTTTTATGAATAGATTAGACAAGACAACACAAATTATATCTCCCTGGTGGCGTTGGCCTCTTGAAGCTCTATTCCCAGATAAAAAGTTTGATGGACAATTCCAAAATCCAGGTAGCGAAGAGGTTTTTGATTTTGACTCGGTTATATCATCTGTTAATCCCATCACTATGATTGCATCTGAGATTGCCTATTATCCAGAAAACGATAAGCACGAACTTTTTACAATATTTGTCTCTGGGCTGGGACAAAATAAATCTGAGTCTTCAAAAAGGAGCCGTAGGTATGCTAGTACTCTTTTAACTGGTATCGCCAATATGAACAACTCTTCTTTTCTGAAGCAACGTCCAATTATTGCTTTCATTAACCGATACCTCGACTGGATAAATGCAGTTATTGACTATCTAAATTTATCTGGTAGTCCAGTTATTAAAAATGCAGCCATTTTGATTAATTACTCTGTAAACAACTCGATACCTCTTAATTTATCGGGTGATAGTCTTGGAACAATTTACTTGGCTAGAGCTATTAAGCTTGCTAAAAGAATTTTTATCAGTGAACATGCTAGGGTGTTTGACTTTAAAGAACGACAAATTCAAGAACAGAAGTGGCAGCAGCATACTAATCAACTCATCAATGTTTTGACCTTCGGAAACGGCTATCGAAAATGGATACCAGGCCCAAATTATATTATGGTTTTCATTGAAGGCGATATATTACCACAAAAATTTGGAATGACACCCCAAAGGGCTATTGAGCAAAAACGAGACGATATAAAATTTTTGGTATTTCAGCGTTTGTTTACTGAAGGCAACTTTGAAGCCCATAATATGATGTTTACAATCGAACTTCTTCGCCAGACTTTTAAGAAAAATCAAATTGAAGTTGGTGATTTTATGGGCTTATATAACAAACTCAGTTCCAACACTTTAGAAATTGCTACAACCGATGAAATATCATGGCCAAGCGATATGAAAAACTACGTATGGAATCCAGACAGTCTCAAATCAATTTTATCTCTCTCATCTCATGAATAAAAATATAAACGATTCATAAAGATATTGTCGTATGTGTAGTCAGAAAATAAATATCACTTGATGCAAAACTATAGCTTAACAGGCACTAATGATTGAGCGCTTTGTCAGGGAGCATCCCAAATGTGTAAAAACATATTTTGTCATTGCGAGCGTAATGAAATGAAGCGAAGCAATCGCAGCCGCTAGACTTTGCGATTGCTTCATTCCGCTTCGCTCCATTCGCAATGACTAGTTCTAATTGGTAAATTTGCAAAATTGGGATGCTCCCCTTTGTCAATCTAGTTTTTATCGATTTATGCGAGCTAATCTAATACTTTCTCCGCAATTTAGCTAGACATTAAAGAACTACAACTCATTTAGGATTACTAGATAAATACGAGTATTTTTATCATGGGACAAAATGCAACAAGAAATATCAATTCTTTCTTAGTTTGTGGGCTGGGGAATTTGGGGCAGTATTGTGTATCTATCTTGAAAGAATTTGGTGCAAAGGTAAATGCTATTGAAATCGAAAACATTCAAAAATGGGAAATTCCTGACATATCCGATTTAGTAGATAAACTTGTGATTGGTGACTGTCGTCAACCCAAGGTATTGGAAGAAGCCGGGATTGGCCTGTGTCAGGCAATTCTGATTGTTACCAGTGATGAGAGGGTGAATATTGCAGCAGCATTTGCAGCGCGATCGCTTAATCCCAATCTACGCCTAGTCATCCGGTCAGCCCAAGAAAATCTCAATGAATTACTCAGTGAAAACCTCGGTAATTTTGTGGCCTTTGAAGCTACTCAGTTACCTGCTAAAAGTTTTGCACTCGCTGCTCTAAGCAGTGAAACTAAGGATTTTTTCACTTTAGAAAATCATTTAGTCCGTGTGGTGAGAGTACCAATTGACGTTTCCCATCCTTGGAGCAATTATCACCCACTTCAGAACATTAATAATCCTCACCGCCGAGTTCTCTTCCATGCTAAAGCAGGGAAACCCCTACCAAAGATATTCTACCAATGGGAACCTAATGCTCAAGTTTTGTCAGGAGATACCATCGCCTATATTGAAGTCAACCAAAACCTTATCCCTCCATCAGCACGACCTGCCAAAAGTATCAAGCAATTCTGGCAAACAATTGTTACTATCCTAAAGTGGCAAAATCTCCGAAACAGACTAACTCAGTTTTGGAAACAAAACAGCCAAACCCAACGTGTAGCTATAGTTTGCAGCATTTTCATGGTCGGATTATTCTTATGTGGAACGGTGCTATACAAGCTGCAATACCCCAAAATCACCTTACAGGATGCCATTAATGTTTCCCTAGTTCTGAGCCTTGGTGGCTACGATAACCTGTTCGGACAAATACAACTGCCCTTTCCCGTTCCTTGGTGGTTGCATCTCTTCAGTATCAGCTTGACTGTGGCAGGTACGGTTTTTGTCGGTATTCTTTATGCCATTATGACTGAACGTATCCTAGCTGCCAGATTTCAATTTTCCAAGGGTCGTCCCTCTGTGCCAAAAGCAGATCACATAGTACTAATTGGTTTGGGAAGAGTCGGTCGACGAGTTGCACAGCTATTGCTTGAACTCAAGCAACCATTAGTGGGAGTTCACGCCACTGACTTGGAACCAGGAGTGTTACCCCAAATGCCGCTAATTATCGGAGATATCACTAATGCTCTTAATAAAGTCAATATAACCACCGCCAAAAGCGTCATTGTTGTCACTGATGATGAGGTGGTAAACTTAGAAATTGCCTTGAGAACTCACGCCGCTAACCCCACAGCCAGTTTGGCTATTCGTACTTTCGACCCACGTTTTAGTGAGAATGTCGCGCAACTGCTGCCCTATGCTCGGGTTATGGGCGTCTATGCACTTGCAGCTGAAGCATTTGCAGCAGCTGCTTTTGGGGAAAATATCCTTAATCTATTTCGTTTAAATAAACAAACTATACTTGTGACTGAATATCAAATTGAAGCAAACGACACCCTCAACGGACGATTACTGGCAGATATTGCTTACGGCTATGGATTAGTGCCAATTTTACATGCCAAAGCTAATCATCAACCTGCAAAGTTTATGCCCTCTGATGATATGAGGCTTCGTGTAGGCGATCGCTTAGTGGTTTTGGGAACAATTGAAGGATTGCAAAGAGTAGAACGAGGAAGCATTCCAGCCGGTCAATGGTTAGTGCGAGTAGAGAAAGCAGTATCTGCACAAGCAGCTTTTGAAGGAGCAGCAGTCATTTCGCGGGTGTGTGGTTGTGATATGCAGCTCGCAAGAACCTTGATGAAGCAACTACCCGAAACTCTACAATACCCCCTGTACAAACACCAAGCCTATCGCTTGGTAAGTGAATTAAGTAAATCTCAAGTTCTAGCTCATATAGCCCGTAATGTTTAGAAAGAGTAGCACTTTGATAGTTAGTTAAGTGCAGCAGCGATGTCTAGTTTAACGTGAGTGTAAATCTTTCCAGGGGCTAACCTTAAAGCATATAAAAATGCCAAAAAACAAAATTTTTTTGGTCGTTTTTGGCAAATATTTAATTGGTAGAGGGTGATAGATAGTATGATTGATACCTTTATTAAGAAAAATACTGATTATAAATTTATGTTTACTTTTAAATCTTTATATTTTTTATTTAAACTTTACAGTTTCTTGATGATAATTTTGTAAGTCTCTTTTAGGATGGTGAAAGCACATTAACTGTGTCACTATAAAGGCGTTTTAGCGAAGATGTAAATTTTCTGTGTACGTAATGATGATAATAGCAGCAGATTCACAAAACAGGCTGCAAGGAAGCCGTTATAGTAATCGAGGAAATATTTATTTATTTGCTCCAATGGTTAACTTTAATGTAATGGCTGAAGTTGGAGATACTCCCCCCTAATTTAACGTGCTTTTGCTTGCTTGAAAATTGTACCAGGAATTTGACAATTACATCTTGATGGCGTGAGTAAATTCGATTCCGATTTCGGAACAGCGTAAACAGATGTAATTGAATTGAAATAAATACTTTGATATTTGATGATTGAATATCTAAATTACATGAGCTTGCCAAATTGCTAACTAATACACATAGAGAGTTAGGTATTTCATGCTGTGGCAAAGCATTAAGCTTCAGTATTCATCAGTTCCGAATATCAAAAAGTATTTTGTCTAATTTCCAACTAGTACACGTATTGAAGAAGAATTCAGCTATTCTGAATTCAGGAGCCGATCTGGAGACGCTCCGCCTCCGGTCAGAATCAAGACGCTCTCTACAAGACGCTACGCGTAGCTTGCTTCCCCGTAGGAGTACGCGGACTCGCTCTAAGCAAAGCTATGCCGTAGGCTTTGCGCTGCGCTATCTGCCAGTCGTACAAAATTCATTATGTTAACGATAGCGGGGTGTTTAGCCCATTCTGACTCCTGAATTCTGTTCGAGAATACAGCAGAATTCAGAATATTGCAAACTACTGTAATTACAGAATTTGTTTGTAAACAGATACAGCATTTCTTGTATAGCTATGTCTAACAATTAAATAACACCTGTATTCAATAGCTTCTAACTTTAGAGCTTGCCTTGGGTTTTTCAAACATTTGAAAAACTTTATTTTAGCCATCTTATTTTTTATGGATATGCAATCTCAAAATGCAGATATATAAATATAGATGGTACATAAAAAGACTCAAATACAGGATGTTTTTACTTAGGCATTTCAAGATTCCATAAATTTCCAATAACACAATTTAGCTGGGAAGAATAGAGCCATGAATAACTTGAAACATTTTTCAAAGCTTAAGCGTTTTCAACAACTTTTATTGACCACTCTTTTAGGCGATATTCCAACAATTTTTGGCGGCGTAAAGTTACGTAATCTGCTATATCGCACTATTTTTTCCCGGATAGGTAGCTCAGTTTATATTCAAGACGGTGTTGAATTTATTAGTACTGATGCTATTGAAATTGGGAATGGAGTATATATTTTAAAAGGTGTTCGTATCGATGGAAAAGGACACGAAAACAATAGAATTCATCTAGAAAATGGAGTTATTATTGAGCGCAACGTTTTAATTGGGGCACTAAACAACACTTCTATTCACATTGGACAAGATACTTTTATTGGCCCTAGCGTTTGTATTAGCGGCCCTGGAAATATCAAAATTGGTAAGCACTGTTTAATTGCAGATCACACTGCAATGTATGCCAATAACCACAACTTTGCAGATCCGACAGAACCAATTAAATACCAAGGTATTACTTGTAAAGGAATCGTGATTGAGGATGACTGTTGGCTAGGACATGGGGTGAAAGTATTAGATGGTGTCACCATTGGTAGAGGCAGTGTAATTGGTGCTGGTGCTGTTGTCACTAAAGATATTCCCCCATTTTCGGTAGCTGTGGGTGTACCTGCACGAGTAATCAAAAAGCGTGAAGGTAAAGAATTTGCCCAGTCTACAGAATTGCCTATGTCATCTTAAAACTAATGGCAACAAAACAGACAATTTGAGTATTATTAAACACCTTAACCAGAGGTAAATCTATCTATCAGTAAAACCATAGTAGGAAATAAAGTCAATGACTAAAATAACAGAAAAATCTACTGATAAGAGACTTCATCTTCCTTACTTGGATGGCTTACGTGGATTAGCATCTCTGTATGTTGTACTTGTTCACGTTGAACCAGGAATCGGAGAGCAATTACCTATGCACTGGTTATTTTTTGTGAGGGCTATGAAATATGGTGCATTTAGTGTCGTCAGTTTTATTGTACTTTCTGGCTATGTTTTGATGCTGCCAGTAGCACGTTCTGAAAATGGTCATTTGCCAGGAAGTTTGATTAATTATATCAAGAGGCGATCGCGGCGAATTTTACCTCCGTACTACATAGCTTTATTC encodes the following:
- the sppA gene encoding signal peptide peptidase SppA, with product MRNFIKQTFASLVGTLLGLIIFGGLGTAGLFLLILAASSSKDTGPYVKDKSMLVFDLSMKITDSEPSSGELFQNTLSGVDDERMALRKVVQTLEKARRDRRIVGIYLDATKTSQASSLGYASLKEIRKALEEFRAAGKKIVAYGSDWSEKEYYLSSVADSIILNPLGMMEVNGLSSQPMFLAGALQKYGIGVQVVRVGKFKGAVEPFLLTKLSPENREQTQKLLDDVWGEWRTTVGASRKLAPNKLQAIADNQALLEATEAKTSGLVDQVQYPDEVVTDLKKLTDTDKEDKTFRQITLNSYAEVSGKSLGVERSSKNQIAVVYAEGEIVDGKGEDGQVGGDRFAKIFNKLRQDKDVKAVVLRINSPGGSATASEVMQREVKLTRKAKPVVVSMGDIAASGGYWIASDSNRIFAEPNTITGSIGVFGVLFNGEKLANDNGITWDSVKTGTYADSQTVSRPKSPQELALYQRSVNRIYNMFLNKVSQGRKLPEQKVAEIAQGRVWSGVAAKEIGLVDEIGGLNSAIAYAVKEAKLGEDWEVQEYPRTSSFGERFFGRATEEVRTAFGIEGTPLKSANPLTTEFQKLQQEVEILQKMNDPQGVYARLPFNLKIE
- the fni gene encoding type 2 isopentenyl-diphosphate Delta-isomerase is translated as MNAPTNISAQTQNRKADHIRICLEEDVQSHQITNGLERYRFTHSCLPELNYNDINISTTFLGKHLGAPLLISSMTGGTEQAAMINQRLAQVAQHYKIAMGVGSQRVAVEKPQVADTFAVRKYAPDVLLFANLGAVQLNYKYGLDECLRVIDILEADALILHINPLQECIQSKGDTNFKGLLDKISKLCFKLPVPVIAKEVGNGISAAIANQLIAAGVAAIDVAGAGGTSWAKVESERAENPLQRRLGRTFADWGLPTAECITTVRAIAPDVPLIASGGLRHGLDIAAAIALGADIAGLAMPFLQAAATSETAVAELAEVLIAEITTVLFCTGNATLYQLKHSGSLQRIE
- a CDS encoding Uma2 family endonuclease, translated to MVLQTEKRYYTPEEYLELEEKAEYKNEYRDGEIIPMTGGTTNHNNIAGNFYKKFPLTVQGQDYEIYIGDVKLSIFRYRINTYPDVMVIKGKPIYEGTGKTIITNPLLIVEVLSNSTKNYDKTDKFKYYRSIPGFQEYIMIDQYSFAVEQFAKQAEGQWIFKEYEGEDAVLVLDSIDFQIALRDIYERVDFELIEE
- a CDS encoding potassium channel family protein, whose amino-acid sequence is MGQNATRNINSFLVCGLGNLGQYCVSILKEFGAKVNAIEIENIQKWEIPDISDLVDKLVIGDCRQPKVLEEAGIGLCQAILIVTSDERVNIAAAFAARSLNPNLRLVIRSAQENLNELLSENLGNFVAFEATQLPAKSFALAALSSETKDFFTLENHLVRVVRVPIDVSHPWSNYHPLQNINNPHRRVLFHAKAGKPLPKIFYQWEPNAQVLSGDTIAYIEVNQNLIPPSARPAKSIKQFWQTIVTILKWQNLRNRLTQFWKQNSQTQRVAIVCSIFMVGLFLCGTVLYKLQYPKITLQDAINVSLVLSLGGYDNLFGQIQLPFPVPWWLHLFSISLTVAGTVFVGILYAIMTERILAARFQFSKGRPSVPKADHIVLIGLGRVGRRVAQLLLELKQPLVGVHATDLEPGVLPQMPLIIGDITNALNKVNITTAKSVIVVTDDEVVNLEIALRTHAANPTASLAIRTFDPRFSENVAQLLPYARVMGVYALAAEAFAAAAFGENILNLFRLNKQTILVTEYQIEANDTLNGRLLADIAYGYGLVPILHAKANHQPAKFMPSDDMRLRVGDRLVVLGTIEGLQRVERGSIPAGQWLVRVEKAVSAQAAFEGAAVISRVCGCDMQLARTLMKQLPETLQYPLYKHQAYRLVSELSKSQVLAHIARNV
- a CDS encoding acyltransferase — encoded protein: MNNLKHFSKLKRFQQLLLTTLLGDIPTIFGGVKLRNLLYRTIFSRIGSSVYIQDGVEFISTDAIEIGNGVYILKGVRIDGKGHENNRIHLENGVIIERNVLIGALNNTSIHIGQDTFIGPSVCISGPGNIKIGKHCLIADHTAMYANNHNFADPTEPIKYQGITCKGIVIEDDCWLGHGVKVLDGVTIGRGSVIGAGAVVTKDIPPFSVAVGVPARVIKKREGKEFAQSTELPMSS